The following coding sequences lie in one Changpingibacter yushuensis genomic window:
- a CDS encoding aspartate:alanine exchanger family transporter, with protein MTSVFTYLEEQPIVLLFALIGFGMVIGRTKVKGVGLGAAAVLFLAIGTSAWAQAYGIEVRVPPVMGTFGLALFAFSIGNNSGATFFQSLKRAAGPIATMVLLFIVAAAAGLLIGRHVLGMDTATIAGTFAGATTNTPALAAAGEASGDPGAATVGYAVAYLFGVIGMIIASGMALRHAAEDLDNPTPVTHTTIRIERDDNPTVAAFVKEVDGAVEISRLRRGEEGKIWVPDRTDILERGDLMTVVGEVDKVNEAAALAGHKSTHSLRSDRRYLDFRRITISQTRFAGMTVGELDVLLEEKWGAKISRVRRGDSDMLAIPNFMLELGDRVRVVGPTLKLKEISRFLGDSSRGLTDINPVGLGIGLALGVMLGEAEIPIPGGGHFSLGAAAGVLIMGLIMGKLGRIGPVITALPNSANAVLGELGLLMFLAQAGTNAGGQIAVAFTGGSWWRILVLGVIITAIMAFGLYFSMRKIFKVGGTTLSGLLGGAQTQPAVLAFANDRTGADPRVALGYALVYPVAMIGKILVAHVLGGM; from the coding sequence ATGGGCGCAGGCCTACGGCATTGAAGTTCGCGTTCCACCTGTCATGGGCACGTTTGGACTTGCGCTCTTCGCCTTCTCAATCGGCAACAACTCAGGCGCCACCTTCTTTCAAAGCCTCAAGCGGGCGGCGGGCCCAATTGCAACGATGGTGTTGCTTTTCATCGTCGCAGCCGCTGCAGGTCTTCTCATCGGACGTCACGTCTTGGGGATGGACACGGCAACCATTGCGGGTACCTTTGCTGGTGCCACCACGAATACGCCGGCGCTCGCGGCAGCAGGCGAGGCCTCTGGTGACCCGGGCGCTGCCACCGTTGGATACGCGGTGGCCTACTTGTTCGGTGTGATCGGAATGATCATTGCTTCTGGAATGGCGCTGCGCCACGCAGCTGAGGATCTGGACAATCCAACTCCCGTTACCCACACAACCATCCGAATCGAACGCGATGACAATCCGACCGTTGCTGCATTTGTGAAAGAAGTTGATGGCGCGGTGGAGATCTCGCGCCTGCGGCGAGGCGAAGAGGGAAAGATCTGGGTTCCCGATCGCACCGACATTCTTGAGCGCGGTGACCTCATGACGGTGGTTGGCGAGGTAGACAAGGTCAACGAAGCAGCTGCCTTGGCTGGTCACAAATCCACCCATTCGCTGCGATCGGACAGGCGATACCTCGACTTCCGGCGCATCACCATCTCACAGACGCGCTTCGCAGGCATGACCGTTGGGGAACTAGACGTGCTGCTCGAAGAGAAGTGGGGCGCGAAGATCTCTAGGGTACGCCGAGGTGATTCGGACATGTTGGCAATCCCGAACTTCATGCTGGAGCTTGGCGATCGTGTGCGCGTTGTGGGTCCAACCTTGAAGCTGAAAGAGATTTCGAGGTTCTTGGGCGATTCCTCGCGAGGACTCACTGACATCAACCCGGTGGGCCTAGGTATCGGCTTGGCGCTTGGCGTGATGTTGGGTGAAGCAGAAATCCCGATTCCTGGTGGAGGTCACTTTTCACTGGGCGCCGCCGCAGGCGTGCTTATCATGGGCCTCATCATGGGCAAGTTGGGGCGCATTGGCCCTGTGATCACAGCGCTGCCAAACTCTGCGAATGCTGTTCTGGGTGAGCTGGGCCTGCTCATGTTCCTCGCACAAGCTGGTACCAACGCCGGTGGTCAGATTGCCGTGGCGTTCACTGGTGGAAGCTGGTGGAGGATCTTGGTGCTTGGCGTCATCATCACTGCCATTATGGCCTTTGGTCTCTACTTCTCAATGCGCAAGATCTTCAAGGTTGGTGGGACAACGCTTTCGGGTCTGCTGGGCGGTGCCCAGACTCAGCCAGCTGTGCTGGCCTTTGCTAATGACAGGACCGGCGCGGATCCTCGCGTGGCGCTCGGATACGCGTTGGTGTACCCCGTTGCCATGATTGGCAAGATCCTCGTGGCTCATGTGTTGGGTGGAATGTAG